A window of the Citrus sinensis cultivar Valencia sweet orange chromosome 9, DVS_A1.0, whole genome shotgun sequence genome harbors these coding sequences:
- the LOC102621625 gene encoding probable transcriptional regulator SLK2, with protein MAPSRVARGLTQSSSSSGIFFQGDGQSQAVVNSHLSSSYGNSSNSIPGTGRHNLGPVSGDMNNAMLNSVANSGPSVGASSLVTDANSAFSGGPHLQRSASINTDSYMRLPASPMSFSSNNISISGSSVVDGSSVVQQGTHPDLSAQQVQQSQQPQGASSATSLPTSQTGQVSLPMGSRVPGSFMQDPNNLSQVQKKPRLDIKQEDIFQQQVLQQLLQRQDPVQLQGRNPQLQALLQQQQRLRQQQILQSMPPLQRAQLQQQQQQQMQMRQQMQQQQQGMQSANATKRPYDSGVCARRLMQYLYHQRQRPPDNTIAYWRKFVAEYYSPRAKKRWCLSLYDNVGHHALGVFPQAAMDAWQCDICGSKSGRGFEATFEVLPRLNEIKFGSGVIDELMFLDLPRECRFPSGIMMLEYGKAVQESVYEQLRIVREGQLRIIFTNDLKILSWEFCARRHEELLPRRLVAPQVNQLLQVAQKCQSTISESGSEGISQQDLQTNSNMVLTAGRQLAKSLELQSLNDLGFSKRYVRCLQISEVVSSMKDLINFCWEQKVGPIEGLKSFPRHATAAKLQMQKMQEAEQLASVQGLPTDRNTLNKLIALHPGGMNNNMSNNYHMVGRGALSGSAQAALALTNYQNLLMRQNSINSNPNSLQQEASPSFSNSNQSPSSSFQGPASFIPGSMQNLPVSGFSSPHLPPQQPQQLQQRSLSGNNLLQQSHPQSSQGNQAMQQQMIQQLLQEMSNNNGGVQQQSLSGQANGMMVRNGLGFGGNSPAAGAPPASAPSTSNVSGGGVAGPTTSRSNSFKAATNSEASAPAGNNGFNQRAQDLQQNLHLQDDIDQDIANEFTENGFFNNDLDDTMGWGMAATGRHD; from the exons ATGGCACCATCTCGGGTGGCTAGGGGGTTAACCCAGTCTTCCTCAAGTTCCGGAATTTTCTTCCAAGGAGATGGGCAGTCCCAGGCTGTCGTTAACTCTCACTTGAGCTCATCATATGGAAactcatcaaattcaattcctGGAACTGGACGTCACAATCTGGGTCCGGTTTCTGGGGATATGAATAATGCGATGTTGAACAGTGTGGCAAACTCAGGACCAAGCGTGGGGGCAAGTTCTTTGGTCACAGATGCGAATTCAGCTTTTTCTGGAGGTCCCCATTTGCAGAGAAGTGCGAGCATCAATACTGACTCATATATGCGTTTGCCTGCGTCGCCCATGTCCTTTTCATCTAATAACATTAGTATTTCTGGCTCATCAGTGGTAGATGGGTCCTCTGTAGTGCAGCAGGGCACTCATCCGGACCTGAGTGCCCAGCAAGTGCAGCAAAGCCAGCAGCCGCAAGGTGCGTCAAGTGCTACATCCCTGCCCACATCTCAAACTGGCCAAGTTTCACTTCCCATGGGCTCTCGAGTTCCTGGATCCTTTATGCAGGACCCTAATAATCTGTCCCAGGTGCAGAAGAAACCACGACTGGATATCAAACAGGAGGATATTTTTCAGCAGCAGGTTTTACAGCAATTACTGCAGAGACAGGACCCCGTGCAGTTACAAGGCCGCAACCCTCAGTTACAAGCTTTgctgcagcagcagcagagACTGAGGCAGCAGCAGATTCTGCAGTCCATGCCACCATTACAACGAGCCCAGttacagcagcagcagcagcagcagatgCAGATGAGGCAGCAaatgcagcagcagcagcagggAATGCAATCTGCAAATGCTACGAAACGACCTTATGATAGTGGGGTCTGTGCTCGTCGGTTGATGCAATACTTATATCATCAGAGACAACGGCCGCcg GATAATACTATTGCCTACTGGAGGAAGTTTGTGGCAGAGTACTATTCTCCTCGTGCAAAGAAAAGGTGGTGCCTGTCCTTATACGATAATGTTGGACATCATGCACTAGGTGTTTTCCCCCAAGCAGCTATG GATGCGTGGCAGTGTGACATATGTGGCTCAAAATCTGGAAGGGGATTTG AGGCAACTTTTGAAGTGCTCCCGAGGCTCaatgaaatcaaatttggaAGTGGCGTCATTGATGAGCTTATGTTTTTGGACTTGCCCCGTGAATGTAGGTTTCCTTCTGGAATAATGATGTTGGAGTATGGAAAAGCAGTTCAAGAGAGTGTGTATGAGCAGCTTCGCATTGTTCGTGAGGGCCAGCTACGTATCATATTCACCAATGACTTGAAG ATATTGTCTTGGGAATTTTGTGCCCGACGTCATGAAGAACTTCTTCCTCGTAGGCTGGTTGCACCACAG GTTAACCAGTTGCTTCAAGTAGCACAGAAATGCCAAAGCACAATTTCTGAAAGTGGATCCGAAGGGATATCTCAGCAGGATTTGCAAACAAACAGCAATAT GGTTCTGACTGCTGGGCGTCAGCTTGCAAAGAGCTTAGAACTACAGTCACTGAATGACTTGGGTTTTTCCAAAAGATATGTGAGGTGCTTGCAG ATCTCGGAGGTTGTCAGCAGCATGAAAGATctgataaatttttgttggGAGCAGAAAGTTGGGCCAATAG AGGGCTTGAAAAGTTTCCCTCGGCATGCAACGGCAGCCAAGCTCCAGATGCAAAAGATGCAGGAAGCGGAGCAGCTAGCAAGTGTTCAGGGTCTGCCAACTGATAGAAACACCCTTAATAAGCTGATCGCCCTGCATCCTGGTGGAATGAACAACAACATGAGCAATAACTATCACATGGTGGGTCGAGGAGCTTTAAGTGGTTCGGCACAGGCTGCTCTGGCTCTAACTAACTACCAGAATCTGCTTATGAGGCAGaactcaataaattcaaacccTAACTCGCTTCAACAGGAGGCGTCACCTTCATTTAGTAATTCTAACCAGAGTCCATCTTCAAGCTTCCAAGGGCCTGCATCTTTCATACCAGGTTCCATGCAGAACTTGCCTGTTAGTGGCTTCTCTAGTCCCCATTTACCTCCGCAACAACCACAGCAACTGCAACAGCGCTCACTGAGTGGAAATAACCTGCTCCAACAGAGCCATCCACAATCTTCTCAAGGTAATCAGGCAATGCAGCAGCAGATGATCCAGCAACTGCTGCAGGAAATGTCTAATAACAATGGAGGAGTGCAACAGCAGTCCCTTTCTGGACAGGCAAATGGAATGATGGTAAGGAATGGGTTAGGTTTCGGAGGCAACTCTCCGGCAGCAGGTGCACCTCCAGCTTCAGCTCCGTCCACCTCCAATGTATCAGGAGGCGGGGTGGCAGGCCCTACAACAAGCCGGAGCAACAGTTTCAAAGCTGCTACTAACAGTGAGGCGTCTGCTCCAGCTGGCAATAATGGATTTAATCAGAGAGCACAAGATTTGCAGCAGAATCTCCATTTGCAGGATGATATAGATCAGGATATAGCCAATGAGTTCACAGAAAATGGGTTTTTTAACAATGACCTTGACGATACAATGGGATGGGGTATGGCTGCAACTGGAAGGCACGACTAA